The following are from one region of the Oncorhynchus kisutch isolate 150728-3 unplaced genomic scaffold, Okis_V2 Okis03b-Okis08b_hom, whole genome shotgun sequence genome:
- the LOC109877988 gene encoding sentrin-specific protease 8 translates to MDPVVLSYQDSLLRRSDVALLEGPHWLNDQVIGFAFEYFAAELFKGLGEAAIFISPEVTQFIKCAACPEELALFLEPLGLASRRWVFLAVNDNSIQTAGGSHWSLLLFLRDGGHFAHYDSQSGGNSLHARRIATKLEPFLGSGRKVPFVEEPCPVQQNSYDCGMYVICNAEALCERARVEGSPRLPVQTITPAYITQKRLEWCRLIQRLDRD, encoded by the coding sequence ATGGATCCCGTTGTGTTGAGCTACCAGGACAGCCTCCTGCGGCGCTCTGATGTGGCCTTACTGGAGGGCCCTCACTGGCTCAACGACCAGGTCATCGGCTTTGCCTTCGAGTACTTTGCTGCTGAGCTCTTCAAGGGCCTTGGCGAAGCGGCCATCTTCATCAGCCCCGAGGTCACCCAGTTCATCAAGTGTGCTGCCTGCCCGGAGGAACTAGCCCTGTTTCTGGAGCCGCTGGGGCTAGCTTCCCGGCGCTGGGTCTTCCTGGCTGTCAACGACAACTCCATCCAGACTGCCGGCGGATCTCACTGGAGCCTGCTGCTGTTCTTGCGCGACGGCGGCCATTTTGCCCACTACGACTCGCAGAGTGGTGGCAACTCGCTTCACGCCCGGCGGATCGCCACAAAGCTGGAGCCCTTCCTGGGGTCGGGGAGGAAAGTGCCCTTTGTGGAGGAGCCCTGTCCTGTGCAGCAGAACAGCTATGACTGCGGCATGTATGTGATCTGTAACGCAGAGGCCTTGTGTGAGAGGGCCAGAGTGGAGGGCTCGCCTCGCCTCCCTGTCCAGACCATCACCCCGGCCTACATCACTCAGAAGAGGTTAGAGTGGTGCAGACTGAtccagagactggacagagatTGA